accagttgctcaaagccccatcctgcctggcGTTGAATGCTTCCAAGATGGATGGATAGTTaaatggaaggaaggagaaaggaaggaaggaagaaaggaagaaagagtgggtggacagatggatggatgaatgctTGGATTGGCTTGGTGAAAGGCTGCATGAATGGATGGATACATGTACAGAAGAACTGATGGGTGAAAGGATGGATGGACCAGTCGCTGGACAAACATCTGTAAGGACAGCTACATAACCCTAAGGATGAAGGAAGAGCCAATCAGGCTGGTCCAGATGGATAACCAGACTGCCTCCAGTACTACAATCTTCTGGTCTCTTCCCAtttacagacagaaaataagaataattttacTCTATGTGTGTATATTCCAGCCAGAAGTCCATTTGTCTCCTGCCCTCtaaatgcagttttctccttCCTGAGATCCTATTGACTCAGGATGCCAGGCTCTAAGACAGGCAATATTTAGTGCCAGACAAAACACTGCGTGCATATATAGCACCTCGTTAGCATGCAGCACTGGCGGCATTAGTGGTGCTGAGCTGAGATTACCTCTTTTCTGACCTATTTGTCTCCCTTGCTATCAGGGTCTGAGCATGGCGCTGGCTGGATTTTCAGTCACAGGCTCTTGCTCACTGTGGGAGGATTTTGATTTCTCCTGGACTGGGCTGAAGTCGTAAGACAGAACAAGAGAAATATTGCCCATatcagccagctctgctgccctgacCTTGTCACCCCCCCACAGCCAAAATttcccagagctgcagggtTGCCGGCGTGTGGCCCAGCAGATGACATCTTCATGGCACCATGTGCCACCTCCTGTGCCCCTCCTTCTCCCTCAGTGATGCCTTTTCCGTTTCATCCCAAGGTTCCTCTCGGAGAGCATCGCCGCCTGCCTGGCTCGCAGGGTAAcctctccccttccttcttctcttcctcccagaCTGCTCCAATCTGTGCGTCTCTCTCCGGTCCCACTAAcgctgctcactgctgtgtaGGGATGGGACAAGGGGGCAAGGAATGAACTGCTGCGTCCCTTGCAATTGTGGGgacctgcagggctctgtgctcagcaccatGCACTGCTCCGGATGTCACTGCCCCATAGGAGCCGGTGCGGGTCGAAGCTCGGGCAGCCTGACGCTGGCTAATCCCTAACAACtctttttcagcagctttcaCTCTTTGGTGGCTGGGAAAACACAAAAGCCACATTAACCCGCTCACTTTCTGTCCTCGGCGCTGCCTAATCCAGGACTAACACCCGGGGCGAacaggggagaggaaggggatgTGGGACGGGTACTGTCACCCTGCAGCCACCCCAAGCGCACTGAGGTGGAGGTTGGGCCGTtgctccccatccctcccctAACCCACACCAGGACTGTGACTCggtttcccttttccctccGCAGCGCTCGCAAGCGTCCCATCCCCTACTACCGCCCCAGCCCCTCGTCCTCCAGCTCGCTGAGCACCTACTCGTACAGCCGCAGCCGCAGCCGCAGCTACGACACCTACAGCACCAGCCGCAGCCGCAGCCGGACTCGCAGCCCCCCCAGCCGCTCGCGCAGCCCCCCCAGCCGCAGCCCCAGCTACAACAGCCGCAGCAGCTCCGAGAGCGCTGGCTTCTGAGCCCCCCCGCCCCAACCAGGAGCCTCCGTCCCACCCCAGGAACAGGGGATTGCCGAGGATGGGCCAAGCGGGCGGGGGTGACCCTGAGCCTGGAGGGTATTTGGGGGTTGGGagatggggtggggggtggcTTATTTTGGGGGGACAGGGTGGGCGAGCACAGAGCGAGGGAACAAATCACATCGACATAGCTGGGGGGGTGCTCCATCCAGCGGTGCTTTTTGGGGTATTTGGGACTTTTTGAGCACCTTTCCCCAATCCATGCCTAGCTGGAGTGTGCGATGTGGCCCTAAAGGAACTGCAGCATCTCACTGACTTGCATCCCTGTGGCACCCCTGGGGACAGAGGTGACACGAACTATCCTGGGGACCCAACAGCCCTGGGCACCACAGAGCCACCGATGAACAAAGCATTGCCACATCCCCAGTGCTCATCCCGCACGGGTTTACGGGCCCAAGGAGTGGGCTGGGATCCCCCCCCCACTCCAGGGCTTTGCATCTCCTGCCCCTGAAGAACAAATGCTGTCAGGTCtggatttggggtgaaaaaggTGTGTTTTGGGATGCGTCTCTCTGTGCTTGTGGGGTGGTCCTCACCAAGGTGCCCCCTGCACACCCATTGCTTTGGGCGCCCCTGGACACATGGTGCTCCCTCTGAGCACTGCAACCCCAGCTGGGCGCCCTGGCCACCTCCTGCTTCAGTTCCTGACCCAGATGGCTTTATGGTGACACTTTCCCCAAGAACTGCAGCCCTGGGGGATGGCTGTGGCTCCTCTCCTGGAGGATGCTGCACTGGCACCATGGTGTGGCAGTGGGTTCGCTGTGCCCTGGGGctggagcatccctgcagccctccctgGAGCTTTAATGAGAGATAAAGGATGCGGCCCGCACGCTTTGCTGACAGCCCCAATTCCACAGCATTGTGCTGattttccaaaaaaacaaaaaagcaaacaaaaaaaaggccCTTCCTGGGGGCATCCCCCTGGCCCCACTGTTGGTGTTTAATCCACATGGACCGTGTGTTTTCCGCCTGGTTGGAGGAGGATGAAGCACTGAGCCGGGTGGgatgggagcacagctgctgggatTAACCCACAGCGCCGCAATGGGATCAGGGCTTTGTCCCTACCCTGAGGGCACCGCAGAGCTGGGGCGTCCCTTTGAGTCCGGTAATGCCCCTTTAGTGCTGGTGGGCTGGGGGGCTCTGACCACGGCCACGCACTTCAGGCACCCTGCATTGCCCTCCCCCTGCACAGGGATGCTCGGAGGCATCCTCTGGTGCGTTCCCTATCCCAATCCTAATTCCCATCCCCTTCCAATCCCAATCCCCATCCTAATCCTCAGTTCCCATCCCCGACCCCATTCCAATTCCAGTCCCCATCTCAATCTCCAATCCCAATTCCCATCCCTGACTCCACTCCAATCTCCGTCCCCGTTCCAatcccccatccccatcccacacctgcccccatccctgccccatgGCCACAGCTCCCACAGTGACAGAGCCCCGGACAGGACAGCACATCAGGGAAAATTTCCAGTCTTCCTCTTTTACAGTCTCTGTCTCCTGCCGCGGAGGGAGCCAACTGGAACAAAATACTCTGTagaaatacttcagtattttcctctctctcGCGCGCTCTCTTTTTCTGGATTGTGAGTACAGCTGTAGATTCAGTGAGCTGGTTcaattataataaaatatacagTATATATTGTAAATGATGCTGCGGGGCATGGAGAGGTTTCTTTgcatccctccctcccaccccagccCCCGGCAGGATGTGGCCCCAcgcctccagctctgcagctcagctgctttgATCCCTTTCCAGTCCCATTCCCCAGACAACACAGGGCTCTCCCCCACCCCAGCCCCCGACAGAGGGCTCAGCAGGTTGTGCTGGGACAGAAGGGACACCCCGAGCCCCCCCCGCTGAAGGATCCCTCTCCCATCCTTCCTGTATCCTCATCTGTGCCAATTACCCCACACGGAGGGCTCTCACATCCCTGTGCCGAGCACATCAGGGCTCAGCTACAGCCATctcctggctgtgctggctCTTAAAAGCAAAGcctgcacactgcaggagctgggaaagGTTGGACAGACAGCTCAAGGCCAAAGCTCAGCCCCTAATAGTCCCAATATTCCCAACAACCGGCAACAGCTCCATCAgtccccactgcccccatcAGCCACCAACAGCACCATCCATCCCTACTGGTCCCACTGGTCCCTAGCAAACCCCAGCAGTCCGCATTGATTTGTACGATTCCCTGCTGACCCCCACCAAGCCCTACAGCCTCCATCAGTCCTCCTGACCTCCATCAGCCACACTTGGCCCTGCTGACCCCCACCAAGCCCTGTAACCCCCACTGGCCCCTCTGTCCTCCATCAGCCCCACAAACCCCACTCCCAGGTTCTGGGACCCCCCCCACCCCGACCCATACGGGCCCTGAGGTTCCACATTTCTGATGGGCTCCAGAAGTTTCCAGCACAGCGGTGACGCAGTGGGCGCAGGGCCGGGCTCGGGCTCCTGCTCTGACTCATCCCCCCAGCGCTGCGCATCCCAAGGACTGTTGACGGGAAGGGGAGGGCAGGCTGGGAGCCATCCAGCTCCCATCCATCAGCGCCAAGGAGCCGTGTGGGGCGGGCAGCCAGGGCTTGCGGCTGCGCAGGGCCAGAGAAAGCTTCTGGTTCCTTCCCGGCCCCGCTGCGATTTCCATTAATAGCCAGCTGCTCCTGCCGGCTAAAAATAACCATCGGGACGCGTTCATAAGGCCCTACAGCCGCTCCACACCACCGCCCTGCACACCATGGCTGAGCGCCGCGTGCCCTTCACCTTcctcagcagccccagctgggaGCCTTTCCGCGACTGGTACCATGGCAGCCGCCTCTTCGACCAGTCCTTCGGGATGCCGCACATCCCTGAGGATTGGTACAAGTGGCCCAGCGGCAGCGCCTGGCCAGGTTACTTCCGTCTGCTGCCCAGCGAGAGCGCCTTGCTGCCCGCCCCTGGGTCGCCCTACAGCCGCGCGCTGAGCCGGCAGCTGAGCAGCGGCATCTCTGAGATCCGGCAGAGCGCAGACAGCTGGAAGGTCACCCTGGATGTCAACCACTTTGCTCCCGAAGAGCTGGTGGTGAAGACCAAGGATAACATCGTGGAGATCACCGGTGGGTCTGCGGGgtggggtgatggggagatgTGGAGGGCATGGGGTGGTCGGGTGGATGTGTTCGTGGTTGGGGTATGCAGTGAGAATGGAGCAAggtgggaaaggggaaagggaaggggaaagaaagagtgTGGGAAAggtggaagggaaaaggaaaaaggaaaaggcaaaaaggaaaaggaaatggggagagagaaaagggaaatgggagaaggggaaaagaaaaaagggaaaagggagaagggaaaaggtaaaagggaaataagaaaggaaaagggaaatagggatggaaagggaaagggaaagaaaagaaagggggagggaaggagaaaggggaaagggaaagggaaaagggcaaaggaaaggaaatagggaaggaaaggaaaaggaaagtgaaaggggaaggggagaggaaagaaaaagcgaaagagggaggagaagagaggagagggaaaagggaaaaaggaaaaggaaagtggaaaaggaagaaagagaaaaggaaggaaaaaaaaaaagggaaaatgataAACTAACAGAGAAGGCATAGGATTACAAGTGCATTCCAGGCATGACTCACGGTGTACACAGTGTGCTGGGTGCAcagtccccagccccacactgctgctgtgcgCAGCCCATGGTAGGGATGCGATCTGTGCCCCATCGGGACAGAGCTGGCAGTGCCATGGGGCAGAGCCAGGCCCACAGCACCCTGAGCATCCCTGCATGTCTGGGAGGGGGCTCAGCAAGGGGTGCTGTGACAAAACACAGACCCATGGCATGaggccagcagcgtgcccagcaCAATGGGAAGCTGAAACAAAGGCAATGGAGGTCGGTTGGGTCCACCATCACCGTCTGTTTTCTGCCCTCAAGTGTAGGGGCTTCTTCTGTAGGGACACAGGTGTCTCCCATCACTCAGGGCTGCATGTAGGGCAAGCAGGAGTGCTTCCATCCCAGAGTTGATGGAGCAGGGAAAGGCAAACCACAACTGTGGAGACCCAATGGGCACCAACCCTTTGCTGATTATTCCTTCCAGGCAAGCATGAGGAGAAACAGGACGAGCACGGCTTCATCTCCAGGTGCTTCACCCGCAAATACACGTAAGTACCAGGCTGGGGAGAGAGGGGGCACACAACCTGCCCATCCCCAGCTCACATACACTGGGGTTGTCATTGGCCCCAATGGGAGACACGCAGAAATGTGGGGATTTTCTGACCTCTCCCCTCTCTCCACAGCCTCCCCCCCGGTGTGGAAGCCACAGCCGTGCGCTCCTCTCTGTCCCCCGATGGGATGCTGACAGTGGAAGCCCCGCTGCCCAAACCGGCCATCCAGTCATCTGAGATCACCATCCCTGTCACCGTTGAGGCCAAGAAGGAAGAACCAGCCAAGAAGTAGGAAGAGGCCCGGCTGCTGTCCCTGCCACGCACCCCACACGCCTGCCCCCAACTCCTGCCCccctttgtattttttatttgtactcACCCATCACCCCAGTGCCTTGAATAAacatggaggaaaagaaaaaaatgatgggaATAAAAGTGATGGAAGAATCCTGCCCTGTGTCTGTGCCAGCCACATCCTAGAGCCTACATGCCATTTCTCACACCCCATACCCCACATCTGGACATCCCAGGTCTCCAGAGTCGTAGGATCATAGAATAATGGGTTAtcctgtgttggaagggatccataaggatcactgagtccaactgcTGGCTCCATGCAGGGCCATGCCCCTGCTTCCCACACCCTGGGTTTCAGCAGTGTGGGTCTCCAACATCCCAAGGTTAATGTCCTGGTCTCCATGTCCTGGGGATCTGACACCTTGGGTCTCCAGAGTCCTGGGTCTCAACACTACATATCCACCACACTTGAGGTCATGACATCCTGACTCTCCAACAGCACTGCGACCAGTATCCAGGGTCCCCAAAATTCCAGGTCTCCCATCTCCCAGATCTCAGCATCCCATTTCTCCTCCATCCCAGGCCCCTAAAACCTCAGATTTCAGCACTTTGGGTCTCAACACCTCAGCATTCCTCTTCTCCAAAGCTCTGAGCATCACCACCCCCGATCTCAACATCTCATATGTCCAACCTGCTGCGTATCCCCATCCTGGTACCAACCCCCTGGGTCTCTACATCCCATAAAACAGGCAGCCCCTGCAGCTTGCAGGGAAGCTTGGGCAGAAGCTCAGGAGGTCAGAACAGGACTCCCAACCCAGCAGCATGCTGCCATTCACAATTCCTTCTGGGATGCACAGCCTCCACTCCGTTATGCTCCTTCCTTTCACCCCATTGGGATGAGTTGGGCAGATGGGGCTTCGCAcacctccagccccagctcAAGGGGCCGGGCACAGTGTCAGGATCCTCACACCCTTCCTGTGCCCATACCTCCATGCAAGGGTCAGGGCTGGCCCTACATGGCCAGGCTGCCGGCAGCCGTGTTCCTGCTCCTCCAAATCCCTCTAATCCCCCCTGAGTCATCCCGGAGGCAGGCAATGACCGGGGAGGAATCCTACAGCCGTGGGGCTCCTCTGTCAGCCCAGCCCCCCAGAGCACAGGGACCCCCAGGGCACACGTGTAACATTATGGGATGGGTGGCCACAGAAACCAGTGGTGGAGACAGTTGCCATAGCGAGAGCAGTGCCAGCCCTAGGGACCAGCAATGGACATCCTGGCTGTGTGCAGAGGTGTGCAATGAACACACAGTCACCCAGTGCAGCAGGGTGGCACCGCAGCTGGAGGCGGCACCGTGTGCTGTCCCAGCCCCCAGGCACCTTTATCAGCACGGCAGCGCTGTGCCAGGCCCCAGGGCTGGGCACACAGgtggggaggcagcagcacagcctggccgTGGGCGAGTCAACAACACCCACTTTGGGCATTCAGTTTCCAAGGGAGGGGATTATTTTTACTGAGTGAGTCAGCGCACAGCGTGCTGAGCGGAAAAAGCTGCTGGGAGGCAGCGAGGCAGGGACAGAGCGCGGCCACGCACAAGGCACTGAGATTACACCCATGGGTTCCTCAGCCCAGTGTTGGGCCAGGGGAAAGGACTGCCCAAGGTCCCCAAAGCCAAGGGTGGGAAGGGGGCATCAACGGTTGGGGATGAGAACTGTTGGGAAGGTGACGCCAACATAggttgggaaggaagggggacGCCAACACGGGTTGGGAAGAAGCGGATGCCGACAGCTGGGAAGGGACACCAGGATGTCCCCAAGGCCAAGGGTGGGAATGGGACACGAATGGCTGGGGTACCAACACAGGTTGGGAAGAGGTGGATGCCAAGCCGCCCTCCAGCCCCCGGCGACTCGAGAGACGCAAGAGAATTGAGCAGCGCTGACGTCAGATCTGTAAGTTTATTTTGCTCAATGTACGACGGCTACATAATGACTCACATTCATGATATTCCATCACTGAGGAAAACTGCTAAGAATGGTCCGTGTGTGAAATAATTCCTTACAGAAACACGGAGTTGGAAAAATAATCACTGATTAGACCTTAAAAATAGTTCACTGCATAACATgacaaaaagcacaaacaaaggCTCATTCAAAGAACACAGTCATTGTTCTCCTACACTGTAATAGTTATAATTTCACCATGACGAACACCAGACATTAAGATTAAGCTAACactggtgtttttcttttgcttttttttcctttttaaaaacaaaatcatataTAATTGCATGTCACTATAGCAACATCCATAACAGATCAGTTTGTTACGATcactatttggtagagcaaacTTTACccccaaaagaaaaataaattaaaaaactttaaaaaatttttGAAGACTATTTTGTCATAGGAATACATAACATCTACAGTATAAGTTAATAAATTTCAAGCTACTGTATAGAAATACGACACTAGCATGCACAATATTGTATCAATAGAGTAATGGAGCAGTAATCATTTCACTGGAGAGACAGTATCATAGGCAAGTGCATttcttagaaaatgaaagaaaccaTTCAAGCTGCTTAAAAATCAACCCCTGACCCCACTCCCCTTGGAGCCCTCTCGTGCCATCTCTCCTGCGCAGGTTTCCTAAAGCAGCCAGAGCCAAagccagaaaggaaaacaaaccaacaacaacaacagaaaaaaaaacccaacaggtTTTGTAATTCCAGTAAATCACTTCCAAATTATACAGCCGGGACAACACTGCTCACCGGGCAGCGAGGGGAAAACCGAGGGCAGGGAAGGCGGCTACACAGATCCTCCATTGCAGGCCGTTAGCCCGGGCACGGCTCTACCAAGGCACCCCAAAGAGCCCaaagagcagctgtggggccGCAGCATCGCTGCACCCCCTGCAGGATGGGgaaagc
The Lagopus muta isolate bLagMut1 chromosome 20, bLagMut1 primary, whole genome shotgun sequence genome window above contains:
- the HSPB1 gene encoding heat shock protein beta-1, producing MAERRVPFTFLSSPSWEPFRDWYHGSRLFDQSFGMPHIPEDWYKWPSGSAWPGYFRLLPSESALLPAPGSPYSRALSRQLSSGISEIRQSADSWKVTLDVNHFAPEELVVKTKDNIVEITGKHEEKQDEHGFISRCFTRKYTLPPGVEATAVRSSLSPDGMLTVEAPLPKPAIQSSEITIPVTVEAKKEEPAKK